The nucleotide window GAGGGCATCGTCTACATGGACTTCGACCGCGAGATGGTCGAGCGGACCGGCCGCGGGCACTACGAAGTGCTCGAGCCGGAGACGATGCCGCAGGTCTTCGTCGCTTTCGATCCGGAGCGGGCCGAGGTGAGCGACGTGCCGCACCGCAACCTGCGGAAAGACTGGGAAGAAGGCCAGCCCGACGTGCTGAACGCAATGAAGCGGCTGGCCGAGCTGACCGACGCGGGACGACGAGCGATCCTCGACTTCGACATGCCCAAGCTGCACGAGGTGACCAACGAGAACTACGAGGTCCGCAAGACGATCATGAAGATCGCCCCGGAGAACGACAAGATGGTGCAGGTCGCCCGCAGCGTCGGCGCTTCGGCCAAGTTCGCCGGCAGCGGCGGTGCGATCACGGGCGTCTACCTCGACGGCGATCAGTACAGCCGCCTCGTCGACGCCCTGGCTGAGATCCGCTGCACGTGCTTCCGCCCGGTGATCCGCGAGCGACGTCAGAAGCCGCGGTGAGTTAGACTGCACGCGATGATCGAGACCGCAGTCATTCCCGCCGCAGGCTTCGGGACGCGTATGCTGCCCGCCGCCAAGGCGGTGCCGAAGGAGATGCTGCCGATCTTGAGTCGGCCGACGATCGAATACGTCGCGGAAGAGGCCGCCGACGCGGGTGTGGGCGACCTGCTGCTCGTCGTCAGCAACGACAAGAAGGCGATCGAAGATCACTTCGACACGCACGCCGACCTGGAGCGCCGACTGAAGGAAAAGGGTCGCGAGGACTGGCTGTCATCGATCAACGGCTTGCTCGATCGCCTGCAGGTCTTCAGCGTGCGTCAGCGCGAACAGCTCGGCCTTGGTCACGCGGTCCTTCAGGCCGAGCGGCATGTCGGTGACAAGCCGTTCCTCTGCATGCTCGGCGACACGATCTTCTCCGGCTCGAACCCGGCGAAACAGCTCGTCGCCGCACAGGCCGAACTCGGCGGCAGCGTCATCGGCCTCGAACGCGTCCCGGCCGACCTTGTCAGCCGCTACGGCATCGCCGGCGGAACGATGGTCTCAGACGGTGTGATGAAGCTCGATCGCCTCGTCGAGAAGCCCTCAGCCGCCGACGCCCCGAGCGACCTCGCCGTCGCCG belongs to Planctomycetota bacterium and includes:
- a CDS encoding UTP--glucose-1-phosphate uridylyltransferase, which gives rise to MIETAVIPAAGFGTRMLPAAKAVPKEMLPILSRPTIEYVAEEAADAGVGDLLLVVSNDKKAIEDHFDTHADLERRLKEKGREDWLSSINGLLDRLQVFSVRQREQLGLGHAVLQAERHVGDKPFLCMLGDTIFSGSNPAKQLVAAQAELGGSVIGLERVPADLVSRYGIAGGTMVSDGVMKLDRLVEKPSAADAPSDLAVAARYVLSPTIFRLLHETPRGAGNEIQLTDALQELIRQEPVHGIVLDATRHDIGNPVDWLKT
- a CDS encoding GHMP kinase, producing the protein MIIETHAYARAGLVGNPSDGYFGKTISFAIRDYKATVKLWDSPHFEIVPGSGDLCRYDSVDDFLRESKLMGYYGAMRLIKATVARFHDYAREAGHHLGGRSNFTISFDTDIPRLVGMSGSSGIVVATLRALMAFYDVDIPKEQLPTLALSVETKELGIAAGLQDRVVQTYEGIVYMDFDREMVERTGRGHYEVLEPETMPQVFVAFDPERAEVSDVPHRNLRKDWEEGQPDVLNAMKRLAELTDAGRRAILDFDMPKLHEVTNENYEVRKTIMKIAPENDKMVQVARSVGASAKFAGSGGAITGVYLDGDQYSRLVDALAEIRCTCFRPVIRERRQKPR